The following are from one region of the Bradyrhizobium septentrionale genome:
- the rpoZ gene encoding DNA-directed RNA polymerase subunit omega, producing the protein MARVTVEDCIDKVDNRFDLVLLAAHRARMISSGSQLTVDRDNDKNPVVSLREIADSTISPEDLKEELVHSLQKFVEVDEPEPDTVPLIGSAGASVDADDTEVAVERMTEEELLKGLEGLAPPEEQPEEDE; encoded by the coding sequence ATGGCTCGCGTCACCGTCGAAGATTGTATTGATAAGGTCGACAATCGTTTCGACCTCGTCCTGTTGGCTGCGCATCGCGCCCGGATGATCTCGTCGGGCTCGCAACTCACGGTTGATCGCGACAACGACAAGAACCCGGTGGTCTCGCTGCGGGAGATCGCCGATTCGACGATCTCGCCGGAAGACCTGAAAGAGGAACTCGTGCACTCGCTGCAGAAGTTCGTCGAGGTCGACGAGCCCGAGCCCGACACCGTGCCGCTGATCGGTTCCGCCGGTGCCAGCGTCGATGCCGACGACACCGAGGTCGCAGTCGAACGGATGACCGAGGAAGAGCTGCTGAAGGGCCTCGAAGGCCTGGCGCCTCCGGAGGAGCAGCCCGAGGAAGACGAATAA
- a CDS encoding NYN domain-containing protein, giving the protein MSSPVSNKIALFIDGANLYATAKTLGFDIDYKRLLKEFQSRGTLLRAFYYTAIIEDQEYSSIRPLIDWLDYNGYTVVTKATKEFIDASGRRKVKGNMDIELAVDAMELAEHIDQMILFSGDGDFRSLVEAVQRRGVRVTVISTIASQPPMIADELRRQADVFTDLVELQSKLGRDPSERPAPREPRHHSPQFLQRATTTMAPRGADDDFDE; this is encoded by the coding sequence ATGTCGTCACCTGTTTCCAACAAGATCGCGCTCTTCATCGACGGAGCCAATCTGTACGCCACCGCAAAGACGCTGGGCTTCGACATCGACTACAAGCGCCTCCTCAAGGAATTCCAGAGTCGAGGCACGCTGCTGCGGGCGTTCTACTACACGGCGATCATTGAGGATCAGGAGTATTCGTCGATCCGTCCGCTGATCGACTGGCTCGACTACAACGGCTACACCGTCGTCACCAAGGCCACCAAGGAATTCATCGACGCCAGCGGCCGCCGCAAGGTGAAGGGCAATATGGACATCGAGCTCGCGGTCGATGCCATGGAACTCGCCGAACACATCGACCAGATGATCCTGTTTTCCGGCGATGGCGACTTCCGTTCCCTGGTCGAGGCGGTACAGCGCCGCGGCGTCCGCGTCACCGTCATCTCCACCATTGCCAGCCAGCCGCCGATGATCGCCGACGAGCTGCGCCGCCAGGCCGACGTCTTCACCGACCTCGTCGAGCTGCAATCCAAGCTCGGCCGCGATCCGTCCGAACGTCCGGCCCCGCGCGAACCGCGTCACCACTCCCCGCAATTCCTGCAGCGCGCGACCACCACCATGGCCCCACGGGGAGCCGATGACGATTTCGACGAGTAA
- a CDS encoding uracil-DNA glycosylase, translating into MTISTSNLVAAPTRPDCNCQLCVRLADFRAQARALHPDWFNSPVESFGDPNARLLIVGLAPGMQGANRTGRPFTGDYAGDLLYATLLEYGFASGVYQARPDDGLKLVDSRISNAVRCVPPQNKPLPAEINTCRQFLSATIATMPKLRAIVLLGRIAHESTLKALGIRLAAAPFVHGAVHSAGTFKLYDSYHCSRYNTNTGVLTTDMFREVFATVRKDLG; encoded by the coding sequence ATGACGATTTCGACGAGTAACCTCGTCGCCGCACCTACGCGCCCCGACTGCAACTGTCAGCTCTGTGTCAGGCTGGCCGACTTCCGCGCACAAGCGCGGGCCCTCCACCCGGACTGGTTCAACTCGCCGGTGGAGTCTTTCGGCGACCCAAATGCGCGGCTGTTGATCGTCGGCCTCGCGCCGGGCATGCAGGGCGCCAACCGCACCGGCCGTCCTTTCACCGGCGATTATGCCGGTGACCTGCTCTACGCGACCCTGCTCGAATATGGCTTCGCCAGCGGCGTCTATCAGGCGCGCCCGGACGACGGACTGAAGCTGGTCGACAGCCGGATCAGCAACGCGGTACGTTGCGTGCCGCCGCAGAACAAGCCGCTGCCGGCCGAGATCAACACCTGCCGGCAATTCCTGAGCGCCACCATCGCCACGATGCCGAAGCTGCGCGCGATCGTGCTGCTCGGGCGAATCGCCCACGAATCGACTCTGAAGGCGCTGGGCATCCGTCTGGCTGCGGCCCCCTTTGTGCACGGTGCAGTGCATAGCGCTGGCACCTTCAAGCTCTACGACAGCTATCACTGCTCGCGCTACAACACGAACACGGGCGTGTTGACCACCGACATGTTCCGCGAGGTCTTCGCGACCGTGCGGAAGGATCTCGGCTAG
- a CDS encoding peroxiredoxin encodes MSQSSLTDVDWSKIPPPTDDGGAAHLTGMTIPPVTLRATNDTSVTLSALEGRTVVFAYPRTGEPGKIGLVDDWDMIPGARGCTPQTCAFRDLFADLKAAGAAQVFGLSTQSNAYQTEMASRLHLPFPVLSDEALELTHTLRLPTMSVAGLTLIKRLALIIDNARITHVFYPVFPPDRNAGDVLQWLRDNPKL; translated from the coding sequence ATGAGCCAGAGCAGCCTGACCGATGTCGACTGGAGCAAGATCCCACCGCCCACGGACGACGGCGGCGCGGCGCATCTGACCGGCATGACGATCCCGCCGGTGACCTTGCGCGCCACCAACGACACGTCGGTGACGTTGTCGGCGCTCGAGGGCCGCACCGTGGTGTTCGCCTATCCACGAACCGGCGAGCCCGGCAAGATCGGGCTGGTCGATGATTGGGACATGATCCCCGGCGCCCGCGGCTGTACGCCGCAAACCTGCGCGTTCCGCGACCTGTTCGCCGATCTGAAGGCGGCCGGGGCCGCGCAGGTGTTCGGGCTGTCGACCCAAAGCAATGCGTACCAGACCGAAATGGCGTCGCGCCTGCATCTGCCGTTCCCGGTGCTGTCCGACGAAGCGCTGGAACTGACGCACACGCTGAGATTGCCGACGATGTCGGTGGCGGGCCTGACGCTGATCAAGCGGCTCGCGCTTATCATCGACAATGCGCGCATCACCCACGTGTTCTATCCGGTGTTTCCACCTGACCGGAACGCCGGCGACGTGCTGCAGTGGCTGAGGGACAATCCGAAGCTCTAG
- the smpB gene encoding SsrA-binding protein SmpB codes for MADKNERPIKVVAENRKARFNYAIEDTIEAGISLTGTEVKSIRSGKSTIAESYADSKNGEIWLINANIPEYLQANRFNHEPKRPRKLLLHRKQINKLLGAVDREGMTLIPLKLYFNERGRAKLLLAIAKGKKLHDKRESEKKRDWGREKGRLMRARG; via the coding sequence GTGGCCGACAAGAACGAACGTCCGATCAAGGTTGTCGCCGAAAACCGAAAGGCCCGCTTCAACTACGCCATCGAGGATACGATCGAGGCCGGCATCTCGCTGACCGGCACCGAGGTGAAATCGATCCGCAGCGGCAAGAGCACGATCGCGGAATCCTATGCGGATTCCAAGAACGGCGAGATATGGCTGATCAACGCCAATATCCCGGAATACCTGCAGGCCAACCGCTTCAACCACGAGCCGAAGCGGCCGCGCAAGCTGCTGCTGCATCGCAAGCAGATCAACAAGCTGCTCGGCGCGGTCGACCGCGAGGGCATGACGCTCATTCCGCTGAAGCTGTACTTCAACGAGCGCGGCCGTGCCAAACTGCTGCTCGCGATCGCCAAGGGCAAGAAGCTGCACGACAAGCGCGAGTCCGAGAAGAAGCGCGACTGGGGCCGCGAGAAGGGCCGCCTGATGCGGGCGCGAGGATAG
- the mscL gene encoding large conductance mechanosensitive channel protein MscL, whose translation MLKEFREFAMKGNVVDLAVAVIIGAAFGAIVTSLVGDIIMPIIGAITGGLDFSNYFTGLSKAVNATNLADAKKQGAVLAWGNFLTLTLNFLIVAFVLFLVIRTMSQFKRKDEAKPAEPPKPSDEVVLLTEIRDLLKKG comes from the coding sequence ATGCTGAAGGAATTCCGCGAATTCGCCATGAAGGGCAATGTCGTCGACCTCGCCGTCGCCGTCATCATCGGTGCGGCCTTCGGCGCGATCGTCACTTCGCTGGTCGGCGACATCATCATGCCGATCATCGGCGCGATCACGGGCGGGCTCGATTTCTCCAACTATTTCACCGGACTTTCCAAGGCGGTCAACGCGACCAATCTGGCCGACGCCAAGAAGCAGGGGGCGGTGCTGGCCTGGGGCAACTTCCTGACGCTGACGCTCAACTTCCTGATCGTCGCATTCGTGCTGTTCCTGGTCATTCGCACCATGAGCCAGTTCAAGCGCAAGGATGAGGCCAAGCCCGCCGAGCCGCCGAAGCCGTCCGACGAGGTCGTGCTGCTGACGGAAATCCGCGACCTCCTCAAGAAGGGCTAA
- the dapA gene encoding 4-hydroxy-tetrahydrodipicolinate synthase — MAAKTKFRGSFTALVTPFKNGSVDEAAFRSLVNWQIAEGTHGLVPVGTTGESPTLSHDEHKRVVEWCIEEAKGRVPVIAGAGSNSTKEAIELAEHAEKAGANAVLVVTPYYNKPTQEGMYQHFKAINDAIGIPIIIYNIPPRSVIDMSVDTMKRLFELKNIAGVKDATASMVRVSQQRAAMGEDFNQLSGEDATIIGYMAHGGHGCISVTSNVAPRLCSEFQTAWQKGDVTTALKIHDKLMPLHTNLFIESNPAPVKYAMSLLGKLDEKLRLPMVPVTEATRTAVRSAMVHAGLIN, encoded by the coding sequence ATGGCAGCCAAGACAAAATTCCGGGGGTCATTCACTGCCTTGGTGACGCCCTTCAAGAACGGCTCGGTGGACGAGGCGGCGTTCCGCAGCCTCGTGAACTGGCAGATCGCCGAGGGTACGCACGGCCTGGTGCCGGTCGGCACGACAGGCGAGAGCCCGACGCTCAGCCATGACGAGCACAAGCGGGTGGTCGAGTGGTGCATCGAGGAGGCCAAGGGCCGGGTGCCCGTGATCGCCGGCGCCGGCTCGAATTCGACCAAGGAGGCGATCGAGCTCGCCGAGCACGCCGAGAAGGCAGGAGCCAATGCGGTGCTGGTGGTGACGCCGTACTACAACAAGCCGACCCAGGAAGGCATGTACCAGCACTTCAAGGCGATCAACGATGCGATCGGGATTCCGATCATCATCTACAACATTCCGCCGCGCTCGGTGATCGACATGTCCGTCGACACCATGAAGCGGCTGTTCGAGCTGAAGAACATCGCCGGCGTCAAGGACGCGACTGCAAGCATGGTGCGGGTCTCGCAGCAGCGCGCCGCGATGGGTGAGGACTTCAACCAGTTGTCCGGCGAGGACGCGACCATCATCGGCTACATGGCGCATGGCGGCCATGGCTGCATCTCGGTGACCTCGAACGTCGCGCCGCGGCTGTGCTCGGAATTCCAGACCGCCTGGCAGAAGGGTGACGTCACCACGGCGCTGAAGATCCATGACAAGCTGATGCCGCTGCACACCAATCTGTTCATCGAGAGCAACCCGGCGCCGGTGAAATACGCGATGTCGCTGCTCGGCAAGCTGGACGAGAAGCTGCGCCTGCCGATGGTGCCGGTCACCGAAGCGACCCGCACTGCCGTCCGCAGCGCCATGGTGCATGCCGGCCTGATCAACTGA
- a CDS encoding lytic transglycosylase domain-containing protein has protein sequence MRSTALATSLALVVGLAAITADAWAATDAPATPPAADSAAPKSAAPKAAAPKAAAPKATAPKSAAPKAAAPKADAPKAAASKPAATKSDSAKTDAAKTTASKSGAAKTDGAKTVHPKTTDSKSTGSKTAAPKTASPASTGSLPKKPAPASVAAPALVPATRQHAAPVVRKPVVPAAVAATSSTSQSDKDALANVVELLRKRRPSDATEAEASISDPVARKLAEWLILRSEDNGASVERYRSFLDANPSWPSQTFLRRRIEASLWDDRRDDSAVWAWFQNESPVSAKGRLALAKVMIGRGDRGNAERLVREAWRNDGMSEDTETVALDLFGSFLTAGDHKARMDTMLYGTDNEAAGMREAKRLGSGYVALAKARIAATRKGSNLRALLEAVPSELSGDTSYLFAKIQLLRREEKFDEAARLMLSAPKEASRLYNVDEWWIERRLLARKMIDTNEFRTAYLIARDAALPARDIYKTEQEFTAGWIALRFLNDPALAAQHFARIGVGSANPTALARAGYWQGRAAEAAGRGQEARAAYARAAEQSTSYYGQLARAKLGLPQIELNSAPRGRGADRLEIVRAVALLYEIDARELAIPIFGDLGDNGDPEALAGIGELTARNGDARGMLLMGKSALNRGLPFDHYAYPVNGIPSFRQVGPEVEQSVVYAIARQESAFNPAVVSPAQAYGLMQVTPDAGRYVCKRAGIGFDLNRMKTDPVYNAMLGAAELGGLLEDYRGSYILTFAAYNAGRGSVKKWIERYGDPRDPKVDAVDWVELIPFSETRNYVQRIMENLQVYRARFGGGTRLQIEADLHRGASVE, from the coding sequence TTGCGATCGACGGCGCTGGCGACGAGCCTCGCGCTCGTTGTCGGCCTTGCCGCCATCACGGCCGATGCATGGGCCGCCACGGATGCGCCGGCAACACCGCCGGCTGCCGACAGCGCCGCTCCCAAATCGGCCGCGCCCAAGGCTGCGGCTCCCAAGGCTGCTGCTCCGAAAGCCACGGCACCGAAGTCTGCCGCTCCCAAGGCGGCTGCTCCCAAGGCCGACGCTCCCAAGGCGGCTGCTTCAAAGCCAGCCGCAACAAAGAGCGACTCCGCAAAGACCGACGCCGCGAAGACAACTGCTTCCAAGTCCGGCGCGGCCAAGACGGACGGTGCCAAGACCGTTCATCCCAAGACCACCGATTCCAAGAGCACGGGGTCAAAGACCGCCGCGCCCAAGACCGCCTCGCCCGCTTCGACGGGAAGTCTGCCGAAGAAACCGGCGCCCGCCAGCGTCGCCGCACCCGCGCTGGTTCCCGCGACCCGCCAGCATGCCGCCCCTGTCGTGCGCAAGCCGGTGGTGCCTGCGGCGGTGGCCGCGACATCGTCGACGTCGCAGTCGGACAAGGACGCACTCGCCAACGTCGTCGAGCTGCTGCGCAAGCGCAGGCCTTCCGACGCCACCGAGGCCGAGGCCTCGATCTCCGATCCGGTCGCGCGCAAGCTTGCCGAATGGCTGATCCTGCGCAGCGAGGACAATGGCGCCTCGGTCGAGCGCTACCGCAGCTTCCTCGACGCCAATCCGAGCTGGCCTTCGCAGACCTTCCTGCGTCGCCGCATCGAGGCCTCGCTGTGGGACGACCGTCGCGACGATTCCGCGGTCTGGGCCTGGTTCCAGAATGAATCGCCGGTTTCGGCCAAGGGCCGGCTCGCGCTCGCCAAGGTGATGATCGGCCGCGGCGACCGCGGCAATGCCGAGCGCCTGGTGCGCGAGGCCTGGCGCAACGACGGGATGAGCGAGGACACCGAAACCGTCGCGCTCGATCTGTTCGGCTCGTTCCTCACCGCCGGCGACCACAAGGCGCGCATGGACACCATGCTCTACGGCACAGACAACGAAGCTGCCGGCATGCGCGAGGCCAAGCGGCTCGGCTCCGGCTATGTGGCGCTGGCCAAGGCCCGCATCGCCGCCACCCGCAAGGGCTCGAACCTGCGCGCGCTGCTCGAAGCGGTGCCGAGCGAACTCTCCGGCGACACCAGCTATTTGTTCGCGAAAATCCAGTTGCTCCGCCGCGAAGAGAAATTCGATGAAGCCGCGCGGCTGATGCTGAGCGCGCCGAAGGAGGCCTCCCGCCTCTACAATGTCGACGAATGGTGGATCGAGCGCCGGCTGCTGGCGCGCAAGATGATCGACACCAACGAGTTTCGCACTGCCTATCTGATCGCCCGCGACGCGGCGCTGCCGGCCCGCGACATCTACAAGACCGAGCAGGAATTCACCGCCGGCTGGATCGCGCTGCGCTTCCTCAACGATCCCGCCCTCGCCGCCCAGCACTTCGCGCGGATCGGCGTCGGCAGCGCCAACCCGACTGCGCTGGCGCGTGCCGGCTATTGGCAGGGCCGAGCCGCGGAAGCCGCCGGCCGCGGTCAGGAGGCACGCGCCGCCTATGCCCGCGCGGCCGAACAATCCACCAGTTACTACGGACAGCTCGCGCGCGCAAAACTCGGCCTGCCGCAGATCGAGCTGAACAGTGCGCCGCGCGGCCGCGGCGCCGATCGGCTGGAGATCGTGCGCGCGGTGGCGCTGCTGTACGAGATCGACGCGCGCGAGCTCGCGATTCCGATCTTCGGCGACCTCGGCGATAATGGCGATCCGGAGGCGCTGGCCGGTATCGGCGAGCTGACCGCACGCAACGGCGACGCACGCGGCATGCTGCTGATGGGCAAGTCCGCGCTCAACCGCGGACTGCCGTTCGACCACTACGCCTATCCGGTCAACGGCATTCCATCGTTCCGCCAGGTCGGGCCGGAGGTCGAGCAGAGCGTCGTCTACGCGATTGCGCGCCAGGAGAGCGCGTTCAATCCGGCCGTGGTGTCGCCGGCCCAGGCCTACGGCCTGATGCAGGTGACGCCCGACGCCGGACGTTACGTCTGCAAGCGCGCCGGCATCGGCTTCGATCTCAACCGGATGAAGACCGACCCGGTCTACAACGCGATGCTTGGCGCGGCCGAGCTCGGCGGGTTGCTCGAGGACTATCGCGGCTCCTACATCCTGACCTTCGCCGCCTACAATGCCGGCCGCGGCAGCGTGAAGAAGTGGATCGAGCGCTACGGCGACCCGCGCGATCCCAAGGTCGACGCGGTCGACTGGGTCGAGCTGATTCCGTTCTCGGAGACGCGGAACTACGTCCAGCGGATCATGGAGAACCTGCAGGTCTATCGCGCCCGCTTCGGCGGCGGGACCCGGTTGCAGATCGAGGCCGACCTGCACCGCGGCGCCAGCGTGGAATGA
- a CDS encoding DUF6894 family protein, which yields MAFYFFDIQSGREFFADEEGLDLPDQKAAKVEALQTLLGMVKDSVFLDEQPDLAVETRSATERLFCVSLISRKNGAKH from the coding sequence ATGGCCTTCTATTTCTTCGACATCCAAAGTGGCCGTGAGTTCTTTGCAGACGAGGAAGGATTGGATTTGCCGGATCAAAAGGCCGCTAAAGTCGAGGCACTGCAAACGCTATTGGGAATGGTCAAAGACTCTGTCTTTTTGGACGAGCAGCCAGACCTAGCAGTCGAAACTCGTTCCGCAACCGAACGACTGTTTTGCGTCTCCCTGATCTCTCGCAAAAACGGCGCGAAGCATTGA
- a CDS encoding zinc finger domain-containing protein, with protein sequence MQPKIKEHICPACNGTGFPPVEQPVQPGHKIYPVKCKTCDGKGKITEDN encoded by the coding sequence ATGCAGCCGAAGATCAAAGAGCATATCTGCCCGGCCTGCAATGGAACGGGCTTCCCGCCGGTTGAGCAGCCTGTTCAGCCGGGTCACAAAATCTATCCGGTCAAATGCAAGACCTGCGACGGCAAGGGCAAGATCACAGAAGACAACTGA
- a CDS encoding tyrosine-type recombinase/integrase — MKLGLGKLPEHALLFASIEGKPLRPSKVSSDRGTLADRIEAPEITFHGLRHTHASQLINAGVDIVTISTRLGHAKPSVTLAIYAHMFTTDDSKAAAAINAALNVS; from the coding sequence GTGAAGCTCGGGCTCGGCAAACTGCCTGAGCATGCCCTGCTGTTCGCCAGTATCGAGGGGAAGCCACTGAGGCCCAGCAAGGTGTCATCTGACCGGGGGACGCTGGCTGACCGCATTGAGGCGCCTGAAATCACGTTCCACGGGCTACGCCACACCCACGCCAGCCAACTGATTAACGCGGGGGTGGATATCGTCACGATTTCAACGCGGTTAGGCCACGCAAAGCCCAGCGTTACCCTTGCGATTTACGCGCACATGTTTACAACGGACGACAGCAAGGCGGCGGCCGCTATCAACGCCGCCTTGAACGTTTCGTGA
- a CDS encoding matrixin family metalloprotease: MADYNLEGPVWSSKTITWSFATVNFFGQPDTFSTFFQPGEYEREIIDALKRWSAVADVTFVEVADSANVDIRFGLGTFDGPYGILAETSYYYSNGDFLPDVTVSFDQAESYTSSSSGLTLSGGISFEAVATHEIGHALGLDHYTGGPAIMNPYASADITNLTQSDIDGIQALYGPPSNQPQVPGGDIVTNGTAANDVLLGGSAADAIYALAGNDYIYAYGGNDFLFGGDGLDVLLGGSGDDALYGGTGFNYLFGGDGNDTLSGSGGASPSDVNVMYGEAGNDLLYGGTGTNYSYGGAGADTMFGGSGLNIFISSGESDGNLIYGGSGQNYVYGSNGGDTVTGGSGVDVFLMGSGADVISGGGGVDYAWGGGGSDTFAINDAVSEIMVIQDFNAGGVHDILSFAGTSLHSFADVQAAEFYSPGINTTIITDAAGNAAWLIGLAPGQLDASMFSFA; the protein is encoded by the coding sequence ATGGCAGATTATAACTTGGAAGGACCCGTCTGGTCGTCGAAGACCATCACGTGGAGCTTCGCGACGGTCAATTTCTTCGGTCAGCCTGACACATTCTCAACGTTCTTCCAGCCAGGTGAATATGAGCGGGAAATCATCGATGCCTTGAAGCGATGGTCCGCCGTTGCCGATGTGACGTTCGTCGAGGTGGCGGATTCTGCGAATGTCGACATCCGTTTCGGGCTCGGGACTTTTGACGGCCCTTACGGGATCCTGGCTGAGACATCGTACTACTACTCCAACGGCGACTTTCTGCCTGATGTCACGGTCAGCTTTGACCAGGCTGAAAGCTACACGTCTTCCTCCAGCGGCTTGACGCTTTCGGGAGGAATAAGTTTCGAGGCCGTTGCAACGCACGAAATCGGCCACGCTTTGGGCCTCGATCATTACACTGGCGGCCCGGCGATCATGAACCCCTACGCCAGCGCCGACATAACCAACCTGACGCAGTCGGACATCGACGGCATTCAGGCGCTCTATGGACCGCCCTCGAACCAACCGCAGGTTCCTGGGGGTGACATTGTCACCAACGGCACGGCGGCGAATGATGTCTTGCTCGGAGGAAGCGCGGCCGATGCGATCTACGCGCTCGCTGGCAACGATTATATTTATGCTTACGGAGGCAACGACTTCCTATTCGGTGGCGATGGCCTTGACGTGTTGCTTGGTGGGAGTGGAGACGACGCGCTTTATGGCGGCACGGGCTTCAATTACCTGTTTGGCGGCGACGGCAACGATACCCTTTCCGGCTCGGGGGGAGCCTCGCCGTCCGATGTCAACGTGATGTACGGCGAAGCCGGCAATGACCTGCTCTATGGGGGAACCGGCACCAACTATTCTTACGGCGGCGCTGGCGCTGACACCATGTTCGGTGGCTCCGGTCTCAACATCTTCATCTCGTCAGGCGAGAGTGATGGAAACCTCATCTATGGGGGTTCGGGCCAGAACTACGTTTATGGTTCGAACGGCGGCGATACGGTGACCGGCGGCAGCGGCGTCGACGTATTCCTGATGGGATCAGGCGCAGATGTGATCAGCGGCGGTGGTGGCGTTGATTATGCTTGGGGCGGCGGCGGCTCGGATACGTTTGCCATCAATGACGCGGTCTCCGAGATCATGGTGATCCAGGACTTCAACGCAGGCGGCGTGCACGACATTTTGAGCTTCGCTGGAACCTCCCTGCATTCCTTTGCCGATGTGCAGGCCGCCGAGTTCTATTCGCCAGGGATCAATACGACGATCATCACCGATGCGGCAGGCAACGCTGCCTGGTTGATCGGCCTCGCCCCCGGACAACTCGACGCAAGCATGTTCAGCTTCGCCTAG
- the gcvA gene encoding transcriptional regulator GcvA, with protein MESRLPPLNALKAFESAARHLSVKLAAEELCVTPGAVSQMLKTLEAHLGVKLFERVPRGIYLTDAGRDYLPSIRNAFRQIAEASRRVAASNDIGTLTVSVTPFFASAWLVPRMASFQDAHPEIDLQIVTSNTLVDFSRSGVDVAVRHGLGRYPGLRSDRVVKVEMVAVASPSLVARLGRPTSAGELAGWPQVHDADRKGWSLWFQANGIAEVRTPRGPSFDDSGLLLKAVLTGQGAGLLPTAMVANEIESGELIQLLETAHLEEFAYYLVCPDNRQGLPKIAAFREWILGPMAQSAAAER; from the coding sequence ATGGAGAGCAGGCTTCCACCCCTGAACGCGCTCAAGGCGTTCGAGTCCGCCGCACGGCATCTCTCGGTGAAGCTGGCGGCCGAGGAGCTGTGCGTGACGCCGGGCGCAGTCAGCCAGATGCTCAAGACGCTGGAGGCCCATCTCGGGGTCAAACTGTTCGAGCGGGTGCCGCGCGGCATCTATCTCACCGACGCCGGGCGCGACTATCTGCCGTCGATCCGCAATGCGTTTCGCCAGATCGCGGAGGCGTCGCGCCGCGTCGCCGCGTCCAATGATATCGGCACGCTGACGGTCAGCGTCACGCCGTTCTTTGCGTCGGCCTGGCTGGTGCCGCGGATGGCGTCGTTTCAGGATGCGCATCCCGAGATCGATCTGCAGATCGTCACCAGCAACACGCTGGTCGATTTCTCGCGCAGCGGCGTCGACGTCGCGGTGCGCCACGGCCTCGGCCGCTATCCGGGGCTGCGCAGCGACCGCGTCGTCAAGGTCGAGATGGTGGCGGTTGCCTCGCCGTCGCTCGTCGCGCGTCTTGGGCGGCCGACATCTGCCGGCGAACTCGCCGGCTGGCCGCAAGTGCATGACGCCGATCGCAAGGGCTGGAGCCTGTGGTTTCAGGCCAACGGCATCGCGGAGGTGCGCACGCCGCGCGGCCCGTCGTTCGACGACAGCGGTCTGCTGCTGAAGGCTGTGCTGACCGGGCAGGGCGCGGGCCTGCTGCCGACGGCGATGGTCGCAAACGAGATCGAGTCCGGCGAACTGATCCAGCTGCTCGAGACCGCGCATCTGGAGGAGTTCGCCTATTATCTCGTCTGCCCCGACAACCGGCAGGGGCTTCCGAAGATCGCGGCGTTCAGGGAATGGATCCTGGGGCCGATGGCGCAGTCGGCGGCCGCGGAGCGTTAG
- a CDS encoding PaaI family thioesterase, whose product MTEVPHKLALHEIDAGGHAGRLVDRINASQAGSLPGALDFQWLEAGRGQIRGRFEIAAKHFSPHGLLHGASIVALADTACGFGCLASLPDGAIGFATSELKTNFIGAAREGGVSCEARLVHAGRTTQVWDAEIKSETTDKTIALFRCTQMLLYPPAKTGGHAAQGERS is encoded by the coding sequence ATGACTGAGGTTCCACACAAACTCGCCCTGCATGAGATCGACGCGGGTGGCCACGCCGGCAGACTGGTCGATCGCATCAACGCGTCGCAAGCCGGCAGCCTGCCCGGCGCATTGGACTTTCAATGGCTCGAAGCCGGACGCGGCCAGATCCGCGGCCGCTTCGAGATTGCCGCAAAGCACTTCTCGCCGCACGGGCTGCTGCACGGCGCAAGCATCGTCGCATTGGCCGATACCGCATGCGGGTTCGGCTGCCTTGCGTCCTTGCCGGACGGCGCCATCGGCTTCGCCACCTCAGAGTTGAAGACGAACTTCATCGGCGCCGCACGCGAAGGCGGCGTGAGTTGCGAGGCCCGCCTCGTACATGCCGGGCGCACGACCCAGGTGTGGGATGCCGAGATCAAGAGCGAAACGACGGACAAGACCATCGCGCTGTTTCGCTGCACGCAGATGCTGCTCTATCCGCCGGCCAAGACTGGCGGTCACGCGGCACAAGGAGAACGATCGTGA